One window of Candidatus Phytoplasma solani genomic DNA carries:
- the recA gene encoding recombinase RecA, whose amino-acid sequence MQNSSNKNTLEETIKEIEKKFGKGSIMKLNDKGIKGIEVISTGSLLLDIALGVGGYAKGRIIELFGPESSGKTTLALHAIAEAQKAGGNVAFIDAEHALDPTYAKAIGVDINKFYLSQPNSGEQALDIALKLISSGNISLLVIDSVAALVPEAELAGDMGSNYIGLQARMMGQAMRKQSGIISKTNTIVIYINQLREKTGVIFGNPEVTPGGKALKFFSSIRLDIRKTEIIKENGEMIGIRSKIKILKSKLAPPLQTAVVDIVYGKGISKVGEVLEMASQLNLIQKNGSWYSYKGEKIGQGNENAKKYLVNNIKIYHYLLNEIKKQYHMKD is encoded by the coding sequence ATGCAAAATTCATCAAATAAAAATACTTTAGAAGAAACTATTAAGGAAATTGAAAAAAAATTTGGTAAAGGCAGCATCATGAAACTCAATGATAAAGGAATTAAAGGGATTGAAGTGATTTCAACTGGTTCTTTATTGCTTGATATTGCTTTAGGTGTTGGAGGTTATGCTAAAGGTCGCATTATTGAACTTTTTGGTCCTGAAAGTTCTGGAAAAACAACTTTAGCCTTACATGCTATTGCAGAGGCTCAAAAAGCTGGTGGTAACGTTGCTTTCATTGATGCTGAACACGCCTTAGATCCTACTTATGCTAAAGCTATTGGGGTTGATATTAATAAGTTTTATTTATCGCAACCTAATTCAGGTGAACAAGCTTTAGATATCGCTTTAAAATTAATTTCGAGTGGTAATATTAGTTTATTGGTTATTGATTCTGTGGCAGCTTTGGTGCCTGAAGCGGAACTTGCAGGTGATATGGGAAGTAATTATATCGGTTTGCAAGCAAGAATGATGGGACAAGCAATGCGCAAACAATCAGGGATTATTTCCAAAACAAATACAATTGTAATTTATATTAATCAGTTAAGAGAAAAAACAGGAGTTATTTTTGGCAATCCTGAAGTTACTCCTGGAGGCAAAGCTTTAAAATTTTTTTCTTCTATCAGACTAGATATTCGCAAAACTGAAATCATTAAGGAAAATGGTGAAATGATTGGCATTCGTTCAAAAATCAAAATTCTTAAATCTAAATTAGCTCCTCCACTCCAAACAGCTGTAGTTGATATTGTTTATGGCAAAGGAATTTCTAAAGTAGGAGAAGTTTTAGAAATGGCGTCACAATTAAATTTAATTCAAAAAAATGGTTCTTGGTATAGTTATAAAGGTGAAAAAATTGGTCAGGGCAACGAAAATGCTAAAAAATATCTCGTTAATAATATCAAAATTTATCATTATTTGTTAAATGAAATTAAAAAACAATATCATATGAAAGATTAA
- a CDS encoding AAA family ATPase has translation MLWRLKNNEFFCIKNKKDSVISFHNNPLSSLVVKNTSNSNNRIQNNVINSTVKFDQVSGMETEKELLKRFIGFLKEPQKYEQNGASIPKGILFYGPPGTGKTLLAQAFAGEAELPLVFFCWY, from the coding sequence ATGCTTTGGCGGTTAAAAAATAATGAATTTTTTTGCATAAAAAATAAAAAAGATTCTGTAATCTCATTTCATAATAATCCTTTATCTTCTTTAGTTGTCAAAAATACTTCTAATAGTAACAATAGAATTCAAAATAATGTCATTAATTCCACTGTTAAATTTGATCAAGTATCGGGGATGGAAACAGAAAAAGAATTATTAAAACGTTTTATTGGTTTTTTAAAAGAACCTCAAAAATATGAACAAAATGGCGCTTCTATCCCTAAAGGAATTTTATTTTATGGTCCTCCAGGAACCGGAAAAACTTTATTAGCTCAAGCTTTTGCAGGTGAGGCGGAACTCCCTTTGGTATTCTTTTGTTGGTACTGA